Within Camelina sativa cultivar DH55 unplaced genomic scaffold, Cs unpScaffold14271, whole genome shotgun sequence, the genomic segment GAGCAAGACAGGTTCTTGCCGATCGCTAACGTCAGCAGGATCATGAAGAAGGCCTTGCCCGCCAACGCCAAGATCTCCAAAGATGCCAAAGAGACCATGCAGGAGTGTGTCTCCGAGTTCATCAGTTTCGTCACCGGAGAAGCCTCCGATAAGTgtcagaaggagaagaggaagaccaTCAACGGCGACGATTTGCTCTGGGCTATGACCACTCTAGGGTT encodes:
- the LOC104775428 gene encoding nuclear transcription factor Y subunit B-2 — encoded protein: QDRFLPIANVSRIMKKALPANAKISKDAKETMQECVSEFISFVTGEASDKCQKEKRKTINGDDLLWAMTTLGFEDYVEPLKVYLQRFREIEGERTGLGRPQTGGEPG